In Candida dubliniensis CD36 chromosome 6, complete sequence, the following are encoded in one genomic region:
- a CDS encoding beta'-coat protein of the COPI coatomer, putative (In S. cerevisiae: involved in ER-to-Golgi and Golgi-to-ER transport;~Similar to S. cerevisiae SEC27) yields MKLDVVKQFSTRSDRVKGIDFHPTEPWILTTLYNGKIEIWSYATNSLVKSIQVTELPVRAGKFIARKNWIVVGSDDFQIRVYNYNTGEKVTQFEAHPDYIRSIAVHPSKPYILTSSDDLTIKLWNWDHNWKLEQTFEGHQHYVMSVNFNPKDPNTFASACLDRTVKIWSLGSSQPNFTLIAHESKGVNYVDYYPQADKPYLITSSDDKTIKVWDYQTKSCVATLEGHLSNVSFAIFHPELPIIVSGSEDGTIRFWNSNTFKLEKSINYSLERAWCIGILPKSNVIAAGFDSGFVIIKLGSEEPLFSMDSNNKLIYAKNSEVYQSVIKPSSSEGLKDGESLNLQQRDLGSIEIFPQTLSHSPNGRYAAVCGDGEYIVYTALAWRSKSYGSALDFVWNSHDSSAACPFAIRESGVSVKIYKNFQEYLTLDLIYQADKIFTGSLLGVKSEGCISFYDWEHGKLVRRVDLDDDIADVIWSDNGELLAIITTSNLGEISSTVGVKKNNETYFLSYNHELFEEALTNGELDAEEGAESAFEVLYTLPTSESILSGKFIGDVFVYTTGTTNRLNYFVGGEVINLGHFDRKFYIIGYKASDGKLYLIDKSFDVVSWYVNAEVLELQTLVMRGDLEQFATHNVVDEESGEEVPDLSTITLDNVSEEYSQLISRFTKTELNQLSRFFEKLGYLALSFSLSQDFDSKFQLSLSTGNLKQAYDLLSAQEKENPSLSLANSTKWKKLGDLALTKWNIKLAQESFWLAKDYSSLLLLLSSSQNKSQLIKLAEVCEAKGKYNIAWQSWWLVGDVGKCFDLLITSERYTEAVIFGKNYGVDSEKLTKAIELWKQTLHKKNKSKVANRLIDNFSNLQTNGSTGAPLIDLENKQDDEEEKEEEEKIEDEAGASEVQHEEVDKVEAEIQQDDEVTAEDV; encoded by the coding sequence atgaaattggatgttgttaaacaattttCGACACGCTCAGATAGAGTGAAAGGAATAGATTTCCATCCAACTGAACCATGGATTTTAACAACTTTATATAATGGTAAAATTGAGATTTGGTCATATGCCACCAATTCGTTAGTTAAATCTATACAAGTCACTGAATTGCCTGTACGTGCTGGTAAATTCATTGCTCGTAAAAATTggattgttgttggatcAGATGATTTCCAAATTAGagtttataattataatactGGAGAAAAAGTGACTCAATTTGAAGCTCATCCAGATTATATTAGAAGTATTGCTGTTCATCCTTCTAAACCATACATTTTAACTTCAAGTGATGATTTAACTATAAAATTATGGAATTGGGATCATAATTGGAAATTGGAACAAACTTTTGAAGGGCATCAACATTATGTCATGAGTGTAAATTTCAATCCTAAAGATCCAAACACTTTTGCTTCAGCATGTTTAGATAGAACAGTTAAAATTTGGTCATTAGGTTCATCACAACCAAATTTCACTTTAATTGCTCATGAATCTAAGGGGGTAAATTATGTAGATTATTATCCACAAGCTGATAAACCTTATTTGATCACTTCTTCCGATGATAAAACCATTAAAGTTTGGGATTATCAAACTAAATCATGTGTGGCCACTTTAGAAGGACATTTATCAAATGTTTCATTTGCAATTTTCCATCCTGAATTACCAATTATTGTTTCTGGTTCTGAAGATGGTACTATTAGATTTTGGAATTCAAATACTTTCAAATTGGAGAAATCCATAAATTATAGTTTAGAAAGAGCTTGGTGTATTGGAATATTACCTAAATCTAATGTTATTGCTGCCGGGTTTGATTCTGggtttgttattattaaattggGAAGTGAAGAACCATTATTTTCTATGGATTCtaacaataaattgatttatgcTAAAAACTCCGAAGTTTATCAATCAGTAATTAAACCTTCAAGTTCTGAAGGATTAAAAGATGGTGAATCATTAAACTTGCAACAAAGAGATTTGggatcaattgaaattttccCACAAACTTTAAGTCATTCGCCAAATGGTAGATATGCTGCTGTATGCGGTGATGGTGAATATATAGTGTACACCGCTTTAGCATGGAGATCGAAAAGTTATGGTAGTGCCTTGGATTTCGTTTGGAATAGTCATGATTCATCAGCTGCTTGTCCATTTGCCATTCGTGAAAGTGGTGTTAGTGTTaaaatttacaagaatttccaagaatatttaactcttgatttgatttatcaagCCGATAAGATTTTCACTGGTTCCTTGTTGGGTGTTAAACTGGAAGGTTGTATTTCCTTTTATGATTGGGAACATGGTAAATTGGTGAGAAGAGTTGATctagatgatgatattgctGATGTCATTTGGTCTGATAACGGCGAATTATTAGCAATTATCACTACATCCAATTTGGGTGAAATTAGCAGTACTGTGGGGGTTAAAAAGAATAACGAAACTTATTTCTTGAGTTATAATCATGAATTGTTTGAAGAAGCATTGACTAATGGTGAATTGGATGCAGAAGAAGGTGCAGAATCTGCTTTTGAGGTCTTGTATACTTTGCCTACTTCTGAATCTATTTTATCAGGTAAATTCATTGGTGATGTATTTGTGTACACTACTGGCACTACAAATagattgaattattttgttgGAGGTGAAGTTATAAATTTGGGTCATTTTGATCGTAAATTCTACATTATTGGATATAAAGCTAGTGATGGTAAATTGTACcttattgataaatcttTTGATGTGGTTTCTTGGTATGTGAATGCTGAAGTTTTGGAATTACAAACATTAGTTATGAGAGGTGATTTGGAACAATTTGCCACACATAATGTCgttgatgaagaaagtGGAGAAGAAGTACCAGATTTATCTACAATCACTTTGGATAATGTATCTGAAGAATATTctcaattaatttcaagATTTACTAAAACtgaattgaatcaattatcaagattttttgaaaaattggggTATTTAgcattatcattttcattatctCAAGATTTCGATTCAAAATTCCAACTTTCTTTATCTACTGGTAATTTGAAACAAGCttatgatttattatcagcacaagaaaaggaaaacccatcattatcattagcAAATTCTACTAAATGGAAGAAATTGGGTGATTTGGCTTTAACAAAATGGAATATAAAACTAGCTCAAGAAAGTTTTTGGTTAGCTAAAGAttattcatcattattattactattatcatcttcacaaaacaaatcccaattaataaaattagcAGAAGTATGTGAAGCTAAAggtaaatataatatagCATGGCAATCATGGTGGTTAGTTGGTGATGTTGGTAAatgttttgatttattaattacAAGTGAAAGATATACTGAAGCAGTTATATTTGGTAAGAATTATGGGGTTGATTCTGAAAAATTGACTAAAGCCATTGAATTATGGAAACAAACTTTGcataaaaagaataaaagtAAAGTTGCTAAtagattgattgataattttagCAATTTACAAACTAATGGGTCAACAGGTGCTccattgattgatttggaaaacaAGCAGGATGATgaggaagaaaaagaagaggaagaaaagATTGAAGATGAAGCTGGTGCTTCAGAAGTTCAACATGAAGAAGTGGATAAAGTGGAGGCTGAAATACAACAAGATGATGAAGTGACAGCAGAAGATGTTTAA